One region of Trichosurus vulpecula isolate mTriVul1 chromosome 1, mTriVul1.pri, whole genome shotgun sequence genomic DNA includes:
- the LOC118854478 gene encoding zinc finger protein 260-like isoform X1 produces the protein MPALCLQIPGQPAAWEEKSKTSPPLGSFSLPSSVCREPRPGPSREPEGMAPGSSSPPPQGLVTFKDVAVDFTQEEWGLLDHPQKELYKGVMLENARNLLSLGLPVPRKDMVSYLEQREAPWMWEQEGRGSCCPGETRLEMKEITEELSLSVEETHKQRFMSDGPYDFSWREVCTKPKRIYTAEKYYDCKQCGKGFTKRKCLIAHQRIHTGEKPYKCYQCGKTFKWRPCLTLHQRIHIAEKPYKCYQCGKTFRWKESLVEHHRIHTGEKPYTCNQCGKTFRGRKSIGEHQKIHTGKKPYEYNQCGKSFTRMDGLIKHQRIHNGEKHYKGNQCTQNIGEYQRTHTEEKPCKCNQCGKTFTCKRSLVRHERIHTGEKPYECNQCGKTFTWKDCLVKHERIHTGEKPYDCNQCGKVFRLKRCLTAHLRIHTGEKPYECNQCGKVFRCMSSAAKHQKSHTEEKCYKCNHCGRTFTWKPSLVSHERIHTGEKCYDCNHCGKAFRLKRCLIAHLRIHTGEKPYDCNQCGKAFAYKNSLVTHQRIHTGEKPYECNQCAKVFAYKNSLVTHLRIHTGEKPYECNQCGKAFAQRAGFIVHQRMHTGEKPYECTQCIKAFKQRNRLVQHQRIHIGEKPYECTQCGKSFTRKDSLVVHQRIHTGEKPYECTQCEKAFKQRNHLTQHQRIHTEEKP, from the exons GGGCTGGTGACATTCAAGGAcgtggctgtggacttcacccaggaggagtggggccttttggaccatcctcagaaggagttgtacaagggggtcatgctggagaatgccCGGAACCTGCTCTCCCTGG GGCTGCCAGTTCCCAGAAAAGACATGGTCTCTTATTTGGAGCAAAGGGAAGCCCCATGGATGTGGGAGCAAGAAGGTCGGGGGAGCTGCTGTCCAG GAGAGACCAGACTTGAAATGAAGGAAATTACTGAAGAGCTAAGCCTTTCTGTGGAAGAAACTCACAAGCAAAGATTCATGAGTGATGGCCCCTATGACTTCAGTTGGAGAGAAGTCTGCACAAAACCGAAGAGAATCTACACTGCAGAGAAATATTATGACTGTAAACAATGTGGAAAGGGTTTTACAAAGAGGAAGTGTCTtattgcacatcagagaatccacactggcgagaaaccttataaatgctatcaatgtggaaagacttttaaatGGCGGCCGTGTCTTActctacatcagagaatccacattGCAGAGAAGCCTTATAAGTgttatcaatgtggaaagactttcagatgGAAGGAAAGTCTTGTTGAACATCacagaatccacactggagagaaaccttatacaTGTAaccaatgtggaaagactttcagaggTAGGAAATCTATTGGTGAACATCAGAAGATTCACACtggaaagaaaccttatgaataCAATCAATGTGGAAAGTCTTTTACACGGATGGATGGTCTTATTAAACATCAAAGAATCCACAATGGAGAGAAACATTATAAAGGTAATCAATGTACACAGAATATTGGTGAATATCAGAGAACACACACTGAAGAGAAACCTTgtaaatgtaatcaatgtggaaagacttttacatgTAAACGCAGTCTTGTTAGACATgaaagaattcacactggagagaagccttatgaatgcaatcaatgtggaaagacttttacatggAAGGACTGTCTTGTTAAACatgaaagaatccacactggagagaaaccttatgactgtaatcaatgtggaaaggttTTCAGATTGAAGAGATGCCTTACTGCTCATCTGAGAATCCATAccggagagaaaccttatgagtgtaatcaatgtggaaaagttTTCAGATGTATGTCCAGCGCTGCTAAACATCAGAAAAGCCACACTGAAGAGAAATGCTATAAATGTAATCATTGTGGGAGGACTTTTACATGGAAGCCCAGTCTTGTTAGTCatgaaagaatccacactggagagaaatgtTATGACTGTAATcattgtggaaaggcttttagattGAAGAGATGTCTTATTGCTCATctgagaatccacactggagagaaaccttatgactGTAATCAATGCGGAAAGGCTTTTGCATATAAGAATAGCCTTGttacacatcagagaatccacactggagagaaaccttatgaatgcaatcaatGTGCAAAGGTTTTTGCATATAAGAATAGCCTCGTTACACATctgagaatccatactggagagaaaccttatgaatgcaatcaatgtggaaaggcttttgcaCAGAGAGCTGGATTTATTGTTCATCAGAGAatgcacactggagagaaaccttatgaatgtaccCAATGCATAAAGGCTTTTAAACAGAGGAACCGTCTTGtccaacatcagagaattcatattggagagaaaccttatgaatgtaccCAGTGCGGAAAGAGTTTTACACGGAAGGACTCTCTtgttgtacatcagagaatccacactggagagaaaccttatgaatgtaccCAGTGTGAAAAGGCTTTTAAACAGAGGAACCATCTTAcccaacatcagagaatccacactgaagAGAAACCTTAA
- the LOC118854478 gene encoding zinc finger protein 420-like isoform X2, whose product MAPGSSSPPPQGLVTFKDVAVDFTQEEWGLLDHPQKELYKGVMLENARNLLSLGLPVPRKDMVSYLEQREAPWMWEQEGRGSCCPGETRLEMKEITEELSLSVEETHKQRFMSDGPYDFSWREVCTKPKRIYTAEKYYDCKQCGKGFTKRKCLIAHQRIHTGEKPYKCYQCGKTFKWRPCLTLHQRIHIAEKPYKCYQCGKTFRWKESLVEHHRIHTGEKPYTCNQCGKTFRGRKSIGEHQKIHTGKKPYEYNQCGKSFTRMDGLIKHQRIHNGEKHYKGNQCTQNIGEYQRTHTEEKPCKCNQCGKTFTCKRSLVRHERIHTGEKPYECNQCGKTFTWKDCLVKHERIHTGEKPYDCNQCGKVFRLKRCLTAHLRIHTGEKPYECNQCGKVFRCMSSAAKHQKSHTEEKCYKCNHCGRTFTWKPSLVSHERIHTGEKCYDCNHCGKAFRLKRCLIAHLRIHTGEKPYDCNQCGKAFAYKNSLVTHQRIHTGEKPYECNQCAKVFAYKNSLVTHLRIHTGEKPYECNQCGKAFAQRAGFIVHQRMHTGEKPYECTQCIKAFKQRNRLVQHQRIHIGEKPYECTQCGKSFTRKDSLVVHQRIHTGEKPYECTQCEKAFKQRNHLTQHQRIHTEEKP is encoded by the exons GGGCTGGTGACATTCAAGGAcgtggctgtggacttcacccaggaggagtggggccttttggaccatcctcagaaggagttgtacaagggggtcatgctggagaatgccCGGAACCTGCTCTCCCTGG GGCTGCCAGTTCCCAGAAAAGACATGGTCTCTTATTTGGAGCAAAGGGAAGCCCCATGGATGTGGGAGCAAGAAGGTCGGGGGAGCTGCTGTCCAG GAGAGACCAGACTTGAAATGAAGGAAATTACTGAAGAGCTAAGCCTTTCTGTGGAAGAAACTCACAAGCAAAGATTCATGAGTGATGGCCCCTATGACTTCAGTTGGAGAGAAGTCTGCACAAAACCGAAGAGAATCTACACTGCAGAGAAATATTATGACTGTAAACAATGTGGAAAGGGTTTTACAAAGAGGAAGTGTCTtattgcacatcagagaatccacactggcgagaaaccttataaatgctatcaatgtggaaagacttttaaatGGCGGCCGTGTCTTActctacatcagagaatccacattGCAGAGAAGCCTTATAAGTgttatcaatgtggaaagactttcagatgGAAGGAAAGTCTTGTTGAACATCacagaatccacactggagagaaaccttatacaTGTAaccaatgtggaaagactttcagaggTAGGAAATCTATTGGTGAACATCAGAAGATTCACACtggaaagaaaccttatgaataCAATCAATGTGGAAAGTCTTTTACACGGATGGATGGTCTTATTAAACATCAAAGAATCCACAATGGAGAGAAACATTATAAAGGTAATCAATGTACACAGAATATTGGTGAATATCAGAGAACACACACTGAAGAGAAACCTTgtaaatgtaatcaatgtggaaagacttttacatgTAAACGCAGTCTTGTTAGACATgaaagaattcacactggagagaagccttatgaatgcaatcaatgtggaaagacttttacatggAAGGACTGTCTTGTTAAACatgaaagaatccacactggagagaaaccttatgactgtaatcaatgtggaaaggttTTCAGATTGAAGAGATGCCTTACTGCTCATCTGAGAATCCATAccggagagaaaccttatgagtgtaatcaatgtggaaaagttTTCAGATGTATGTCCAGCGCTGCTAAACATCAGAAAAGCCACACTGAAGAGAAATGCTATAAATGTAATCATTGTGGGAGGACTTTTACATGGAAGCCCAGTCTTGTTAGTCatgaaagaatccacactggagagaaatgtTATGACTGTAATcattgtggaaaggcttttagattGAAGAGATGTCTTATTGCTCATctgagaatccacactggagagaaaccttatgactGTAATCAATGCGGAAAGGCTTTTGCATATAAGAATAGCCTTGttacacatcagagaatccacactggagagaaaccttatgaatgcaatcaatGTGCAAAGGTTTTTGCATATAAGAATAGCCTCGTTACACATctgagaatccatactggagagaaaccttatgaatgcaatcaatgtggaaaggcttttgcaCAGAGAGCTGGATTTATTGTTCATCAGAGAatgcacactggagagaaaccttatgaatgtaccCAATGCATAAAGGCTTTTAAACAGAGGAACCGTCTTGtccaacatcagagaattcatattggagagaaaccttatgaatgtaccCAGTGCGGAAAGAGTTTTACACGGAAGGACTCTCTtgttgtacatcagagaatccacactggagagaaaccttatgaatgtaccCAGTGTGAAAAGGCTTTTAAACAGAGGAACCATCTTAcccaacatcagagaatccacactgaagAGAAACCTTAA
- the LOC118854540 gene encoding ATP synthase membrane subunit DAPIT, mitochondrial-like — MAGPESDSQYQFTGFKKYFNSYTLNGRKNYVLATYGGIALLILYFKARSKKTPAVKET; from the coding sequence ATGGCAGGTCCAGAATCTGACAGTCAGTATCAGTTCACTGGTTTTAAGAAATACTTCAATTCATACACCCTTAATGGCAGAAAGAATTATGTACTGGCCACTTATGGAGGAATCGCTTTGCTCATACTTTACTTCAAGGCAAGGTCTAAAAAAACTCCAGCTGTGAAAGAAACATAA